agaaaataaaaaaggtcgAATTTTATAAGCTGGTGGAGCAAGGGGATGCGTCAGCGACGGTGAGAAGAAATAGTCTGTACTTGGTATCCGACAAGCAACAAAAAGAGGTCCCTCCAAATTCCAAGCCAATCGCCGTCGCCTCCCCTATTGTTTCGGCTACCAATTCCTCCACGTAGCAccgcgtttttttttttctctctctctctccggCGTTTACCAGTCCAATTCAGTCCATCTTTCCTCATTCTTGGAGGCTGATTCAATCTTTCAATTCCTAATTCCATcaatttttgtagtttttccTTTCTGAAATCGTTGATTTCTTGTTGTTGACGGCGGAGGGGGGATAGTTTAATGGGCTAGAGTCTCGATGCATCGTCTGCCTGAGTTTTTCTCTCCTGGGAAACGAAAAAAAGCTATGGATTCGAGAAAAAACGCCGGTAAACCCAAGCTTGGCCGACTTAATGCGGCGAAGAACATCGATTATGACGCTCCTTCCTCGTCTTCTTCGCTCGAAGATTCTTCTGGATCTCTTTACACTCGGTCCATGGACACGCCGGATGCCTCCAGCTTTCGGATTAATGGGATCGACGGTGAAATTGATTTCATCTGTCGGACTTTAGGGCTAAACGGTCCTGAAGACTTTGGGATTCCGATGGAGGCTTGGGAGGCCAGAAAGCTTCGTTCATCTTCCGAGCTTCTACTGAAGTCGAGATTGCATACTATTGATAGCCCGAAGAGCGAGGAAGTTAGTATGGAGAAGGAAGATAAAGAAATCGAAGATGAATTGTGCCTTAGGGTTAAGGATTCAGTTCGAATTAGCGTTGAGCAATCGACGGCTAAGACCGAATCTCTCGAGTGGAATGAAAGCCGTATGGCTACTACTGTTGAATGTAGCCCGAGAAGTGGAATCAATGGTGCTCGGCCTCCCTTACTCAAGCCGCCGCCGCCTATGGATGTCGATAATACTTGGGACATTTTGAAAACCTTTGCTCCTTTAGTTGACGAAGAAAATCGCGATGAAGTTCAAAAAGGAATCGAACCTTTTGTCgaaggagaaggagagggAAATATTGTCGGGCCTGTGGAGAATTCACCGCTCGTTCGGTCTTGGTGTTCTTTCACAACCTCGAATGATGATGACTGTTCGAGCTGCACTACAGAGCCTGCAAATATTTCACCCAATATGAGATGCAAACCCGTCATCACGACTTGGGTAAAAGGAAAACGTCTAGGGAGCGGTTCATTTGGATCTGTGTATGAAGCAATGTCACAGTACGTTATGTTTCTCTTAGCTTATTTGGTAGGAAGAAGAATTTCCCGGTGGCTGATACCCTTTTGTTGATAGGAAGAAGAACTCAGCTTAAATCCCACATTAGTCTTCGTTTACTCTGATAATTCATCTGGGTTTCCAAGAACATCTTGATCAGAAAGCCTTAGTGTTATTTTGGCTATctgattttgtttctcttctgCAGGAGTGGGGCCTTCTTTGCAGTCAAGGAAGTATCACTGCTCGATGAAGATAGTCAGGGAAGACAAAGTATCTATCAACTTCAGCAGGTGAGTTACACTTGCCCTGATTTGAAATTCTGAATGTGTACACTTTATAATCTCTTATTCATAACCTGTTTTTCTTCCAGGAGATAGCTCTTCTAAGTGAGTTCGAGCACGAGAACATAGTTCAGTACTATGGCACCGACACGGTATTGGCCTTCTCCATCCTGAAGAATTTGAAGTTATTAGGCATCTGAAATCATCTTTGGGTGGTTCGAAAAAAGTCGagcttaattattttagtttattagcTTAACCATCTATAGGGACTAAAGTATCTTGGTTCTAGTCTTTGATAATCTAATACGTTTTCGGTTTCAGTTGAGTATACGCAAAGGATATGCAGAGTTCAATTCAATGTTAGTTGCCCTTGAATCACAAACGAATTCTAAGCTTTGGCTGAATTGTTATTTGCATTGTGATGcttatgttttctttgttttccttttcatcaTAGCttagaattcaaatattttgttaagaAAGATGAGAAATCAAGCACGActtctaaaaactaaaaaccaaaaacctcGGGGATTATCAGAGATGCCTTAATTTTTCATCTTATTGGAAGTATGTTGGTAGGTGCAGTGATGCGCAGAGTTTGGAGCACACATCATCTGATTACTTCCTGCTTTCTTTTAGATTTGAGCTTTAAGTTCAGGCCATATCATGGATTCTTGCATGGCTATCCAATTTTAGCTAATGTAGCAATTAATTTCATCTAGTTTCCTACTCGTCACTATTACAATTTCGTATATTCAATAGTTAATACTTTACTTTATTATTTGCAGGAGCCGGATGGGTCAAAACTCTATATCTTCCTTGAGCTTGTATCTCAGGGCTCCCTTATGAGCCTATATCAGAGGGTTGTCCTTACGGATTCCATTGTTTCTGCCTATACAAGGCAGATTCTGTGTGGTTTAAAGTATCTTCATGAGCAAAATGTGGTTCACAGGTACACAAATGAATCTATTATgttattgattatgaattgtGCTAGTGAATGCAGTTGTGagttttcttttagttttatttcgTCTGTCCGCAATGAGTTACGCTTATCGGTTGTTGAGTCTGAGACTCTTATGGATCCGTCTGTATTTATTCTGTTCATATTTAATACTATTGCCGTGGATGGGAACGGGGAAAGATTTGTCTCAGTTGTCAAGttcatgcttttttttttttttgtaatcctTTGATCTTGTGGCTGGTGGGTATATCTCAttttggagaggggaacaaaacatttcttataagggtgtggaaacctctctctagtaggcacgttttaaaaccgtgaggttgacgacgatacgaaacgggctaaagcggacaatatctactagcgatgggcttggactgttacattttcgatttcttataaaaattaaacttgcTATGATTCTTAAACCGCATCCAACAAATATATCAGTCCCTCCATTAAAGTCTGTAAAATTCTTCTTTGATCATATCCTTGAGGAGATATTATATCTAGAATTCCTCTATGGTTTCTGTTAAAAGAATATCTGGACAACCATTTTAAAtaggttcttcttcttcatatttATTGATCTAACTCTTGCTTCACTAATCCCCCCCNNNNNNNNNNNNNNNNNNNNNNNNNNNNNNNNNNNNNNNNNNNNNNNNNNNNNNNNNNNNNNNNNNNNNNNNNNNNNNNNNNNNNNNNNNNNNNNNNNNNNNNNNNNNNNNNNNNNNNNNNNNNNNNNNNNNNNNNNNNNNNNNNNNNNNNNNNGCCCCCCAACCCCTcttaatgaataataattttcttattttgatgttcttgaaattttggtcATAAAGGGATATTAAATGTGCCAATATATTGGTGGATGTGAGTGGATCTGTGAAGCTTGCAGATTTTGGTTTGGCGAAGGTTTTCTTCTCAATCTATTTGATTATTTCTGTTGTTGGCCttgtttttatgtgaatttaTTTCCATAAAACCATTGTCTTCATTCTCTTCAGGCAACAAAATTGAACGACGTTAAATCTTGTAAGGGAACTCCGTTCTGGATGGCACCTGAGGTTCGCGTTCTTCCTTAAAGTCGAGAAAATGAATCAAGTATATTGTTCTTTTGTAGTttacttgaaaataaattctCATCATCAGTGCCGTGATTTATGCAGGTGGTTAATAGGAAGGGCCAGGGCTACGGTCTTCCAGCTGATATCTGGAGCCTTGGGTGCACAGTATTGGAAATGTTAACCCAGAAGCTTCCATACTCGGAATTCGAAAATGTACGTGCCacctttgttcttcttctccatcaacttttttttgtttgtttggctATTTGTTGGTTCGTGTTctgttggattgtgagatctcacatcaaagGATGGGGAAttaaacattccttataaaggtgtggaaacctctccctaacatatgtgttctaaaatcgtgaggctgatgacgatacgtaactggccaaagtggacaatatctgctaatggtgggcttggacagttacaaatggtatcagagctagacaccgggcggtgtgctagcgaggacattgAGCTCCCAatgggggtgaattgtgaggtagtgagatctcacatcggttggagtggtgaacgaaacatttcttttaggggtgtggaaacctctccctagcatatgcattttaaaaccgtgaggctaatggcgacacgtaacaggccaaagtggacaatacattttcaaagttcACAGCTTGCGTTGAAACTGAGATAACACAAGATTAATGG
This genomic window from Cucurbita pepo subsp. pepo cultivar mu-cu-16 chromosome LG01, ASM280686v2, whole genome shotgun sequence contains:
- the LOC111805668 gene encoding mitogen-activated protein kinase kinase kinase 1-like — translated: MHRLPEFFSPGKRKKAMDSRKNAGKPKLGRLNAAKNIDYDAPSSSSSLEDSSGSLYTRSMDTPDASSFRINGIDGEIDFICRTLGLNGPEDFGIPMEAWEARKLRSSSELLLKSRLHTIDSPKSEEVSMEKEDKEIEDELCLRVKDSVRISVEQSTAKTESLEWNESRMATTVECSPRSGINGARPPLLKPPPPMDVDNTWDILKTFAPLVDEENRDEVQKGIEPFVEGEGEGNIVGPVENSPLVRSWCSFTTSNDDDCSSCTTEPANISPNMRCKPVITTWVKGKRLGSGSFGSVYEAMSQSGAFFAVKEVSLLDEDSQGRQSIYQLQQEIALLSEFEHENIVQYYGTDTEPDGSKLYIFLELVSQGSLMSLYQRVVLTDSIVSAYTRQILCGLKYLHEQNVVHRDIKCANILVDVSGSVKLADFGLAKATKLNDVKSCKGTPFWMAPEVVNRKGQGYGLPADIWSLGCTVLEMLTQKLPYSEFENHMQALYQIGKGKLPAIPDSLSDDGRDFVLQCLKVNPNDRLTAADLLNHPFVKRPASSSSGSASPYYRPGRRI